GAGCCAGATGGTGTTGTCGATGCGGCCGGCATAGGCGGTGAGGGGCACCGGCAGGTAGCGCGCGAGCGTCGGCAGGTCGACCGGGCCGGTCGACAGGTAGGCGTCGCCGGTCCAGTTGGCGGGCCGGCCGATCGCGCCGAGCGCGCGGTGCGTGAAGCGCGCGCGGAAATCGAGCGGGCCGGCGAACAGCGTGCCGTTGGCCGGTGCCTGCAGCGCCAGCCGGTGGACCAGGCCGTCGTTGAGCACGGCGAGCCGGATGCCGGTCAGCGTCAGTTCGGGCGCGTTGCGCTGCGCGTCGCGCCAGCGCAGCGTGCCGCCGCGCAGCACGATCGCCTGCTGGCGCAGCAGCCAGGTGCTGAACGCGTCGTTGCCGCCCTTGCGGGTGGTCGGCACCGCCACGCCGGCGATCATCAGCGTGCCGTCGCGGTTGCGCTCGATCAGCAGGTCCGGCGCGTCGACCACGAGGCTCGAGAGCGTCGGCGCCAGATGCGCCAGCGAGGCCCAGGCGATCGCGGCCGTGGCGTGCGGAATCGTCAGCGCGAGGGTGCCGTCCTTGCCTCGGATGGTCAGCGCGGTCACGTCCACGCCGGGCTGCATGCCGGACCAGTGCGGCGCGAGGCGGCCGATGCGGACTTCGGCGTGGAGCTTGTCGGAGACGAACGATTCGATGCGCGGGCGCAGCCGGTCGATCTGCGGCAGCAGCGCGTAGCGCAGGCCGAGGTAGGCGCTCGCGGCGACGAAGTAGATCGTCGCGCCGCCGATCAGCACCAGGCGGCAAACGCGCCGCAGGACCGGATGATCGTGCCCGGGAGGTCCGGCTTCTGGCCTGCTGGCGGCGGATTCCTGACGGTCGGGCATGCGGCGGACGGGCGGGGATATGGTAGCGTTGCGAATTGACGTTGAAATGTAACACAGGGGTCCGGTCCGGCGGCCGTTCGGCCGGCATCCGGACTTCCCCGCCCGACCGCGCGCGGTGCCGGCAAGCCGGCTCCGGACAGTGGCCTGGCCGAGGTTCCGGCTGGCGGTCGGTGCGGTGTGCCACCGGTCCGCCGGCCGGTCCGCGCCGTGCTGGCAGCCGGGTTCCGCGTCGCGTTTCGTCCCGCCTCGTGCTCCGTTCCTCGTGTCCCGTTCCCGCGCTTCGCGCCCCGCCGCCATGACCGACGCCAACGCCTTGCTCAGCACCGCTTATTCCCGCTATCTGGCCCGCGCCGTCGCCGCGCGCCCCGAACTCGCCGCGCGCATCGCCGACACCGCCGCCGCACCGCTCACGCGCGAGGCCATCGACGCGCGCCTGGACGAGCTGCTGGCGGCGGCCTCGCCGGCGGGCGCGCCGGGCGAGGAGGCGCTGCGCCGCGCGCTGCGCCAGTTGCGCATCGAGGTGTTCGGCGCCGTCGCCGAGCGCGATCTGGCCGGCGCGGCCGACGTGGCCGAAGTCACGGCGGCGATGACCGACCTGGCCGAGATCGCGATCCAGCGCTCGCTCGCGGTGCTGTCGGCCGAGCTGGAGGGGCTTTACGGCGAGCCGCACGGGCCGGCCGGCGAGCGGCTCGCGCTCGGCGTGGTCGGCATGGGCAAGCTGGGCGGGCGCGAGCTGAACGTCTCGTCCGACATCGACCTGATCTTCGTCTACGAGGACGACGGCGAAACCACCGGCGGCACGCGCGCGGGCCTCGCCACCCAGGAATTTTTCACGCGCCTGGGCCGGCGCCTGATCGGCGTGCTGTCGGATACCACCGCCGACGGCTACGTGTTCCGCGTCGACATGCGGCTGCGCCCGAACGGCGATTCCGGCCCGCTGGTCTGCAGCCTCGGCATGCTGGAGGAATACTTCTACGTGCAGGGGCGCGAGTGGGAGCGCTATGCGTGGATCAAGGGGCGGCTCGTCTCGGAGCCGGCCAGCGAGGCCGCGCAGCGGCTCGCCGCGCAACTCGACGCGATCGTCAAGCCGTTCGTTTACCGTCGTTATCTCGATTTCGGCGTGATCGGCGCGATCCGGGATCTGCACCGGCAGATCCGCCAGGAGGCGCAGCGTCGCGCCACGATGCGCCCCGACAAGGCCGACGACATCAAGCTCGGGCGCGGCGGGATTCGCGAGATCGAGTTCAGCGCGCAGGTGTTCCAGCTGATCCGCGGCGGCCAGGACGCCGGCTTCCGGATTCGTCCGACGCTCGCGGTGCTGGCCCATGCCACCGAGCGCGGGCTGATCGCGGCCGAGGTGGCCGAGCGCTTCGCCGAGGCGTACCGGCTGCTGCGCACGATCGAGCACCGGCTGCAGTATCGCAACGACGCGCAGACCCACGCGATGCCGGTCGATCCCGAGGACCGCGCGGCGCTGGCGGCCTCGCTCGGCCATGCCGACTACGCGGCGCTCGTCGCCGAGCTGGACCGGCACCGCGGGTTCGTCGAGGCGCAGTTCGACCAGATCTTCTCGAACCGGCCCGGCGAGGCGAACGGCAGCGGCGGCAACGGCGGCGCCAATGGAAATGGCAACGGCAACGGCGCCGAGGACGATGCCGCCGCCTGGATCTGGAGCGACGCGCTGGCCGACGACGGCGAGGACGACGTGCTCGCCGCGCGCCTCGCGGGCCTCGGCTTCGTGACGCCGGCCGCCGTGCTGGCGCGGCTGCGCGCGGTCTGGCAGTCCTCGCGCTACGCGGGGCTGCCCGAGAGCAGCCGGCAGCGCTTCGACCGCGTCGCGCAGCGCGCGCTCGACGCGGCCGTCGGCATCGACGCCGCGCATCGCGACGACACGATCATCCGCTTCTTCGACCTGCTCGAGACGGTGGGCCGGCGCGGCGCCTATCTGGCGCTGCTGACCGAATACCCGGCCGCGCTCGAACGCGTGCTGTCGGTGCTCGGCGCGACGCGCTGGGGCGGCGGCTACCTGATCCGCCATCCGCAATTGCTCGACGAGCTGCTCGACGACGAGGCGATCGCGAGCCCGTTCGACTGGCCCGTGTTCAAGGCCTCGCTGCGCGCGCGGCTCGCGGCGGCCGACGGCATGGAGCAGCAGATGGACCTGCTGCGGCACGCGCAGCACGCCGAGGTGTTCCGGATCCTGCTGATCGATCTGGCCGGCAAGCTGTCGGTCGAGCATGTCAGCGACCGGCTTTCGGAACTCGCCGACGCGGTGCTCGACGTCACGCTCGAGGTGGTCTGGTCGCAGCTCGCCAAGCGCCATCGCGACGCGCCGCGCTTCGCCGTGATCGCCTACGGCAAGCTCGGCGGCAAGGAGCTCGGCTACGCGTCGGACCTCGACGTGATCTTCCTCTACGACGATCCCGACGACCGCGCGGCCGACGTCTACACCACCTACACGCGCCGCCTGATCACGTGGCTCACCACCGCCACCGGCGCGGGCGCGCTGTTCGATCTCGACCTGCGGCTGCGGCCCAACGGCGAGGCCGGGCTGCTCGTCACCGATCTCGACGCGTTCCGCCGCTATCAGCTGCGCGAGGGCGACGGCGCCAACACCGCCTGGGTCTGGGAGCATCAGGCGTTGACGCGCGCGCGCTTCAGCGCCGGCGACGCACGGATCGGCGCCGCGTTCGAGGCGATCCGCGAGCAGGTGCTGACCACGCCGCGCGACGGCGAGCTGCTCGCGCGCGAGATCGTCGGGATGCGCGACAAGGTGGCGGCCGGCCATCCGAACCATGGCGAGCTGTTCGACCTCAAGCACGATCGCGGCGGCATGGTGGACATCGAGTTCATCGTCCAGTACTGGGTGCTGCTGCACGCGGCGCGCGATCCGGAGCTGATCCGCAACACGGGCAACATCGCGCTGCTGCGCGAGGTGGCGCACCTGGGGCTGATGGACGACACCGAGGCCGAGACGGTGGGCGCCGCCTACCGGTGCTACCGCAAGCGCCAGCACCAGTTGCGGCTCGACGGGATGGAGAAGGCGCGCGTGCCGGGCGAGACGGTGGCCGCCGAGCGCGCCGCCGTGCTGGCGCTGTGGCAGCGCGTGTTCGGCGGCGTGGCGCCGGCCGCGACGGCGGCCGACCCGCAGGGCTGAGCCGGCCGCCGGTCGGCTCGCGGCACCGGCCGGGCCGAAGGGCAGCCGCGGTGCGCCGTGCCGGCCCGCGTTCGTGGCATGGCGCGTTGCCGTGCGCGCCGCCGCGCCCGCGCCGGGCCGGCACGCATGGAGATCGCCGCGGCCCGGTGATACGATGCAGCGGTCCAAGCTCCGGGCCGGCACTCCGATGAAAAAGGCGATCCTCGTGTATGTGGACCACAACAGCCGGATGATCGAGGAGTTCTTCTGGCTGTACAAAAGCCTGCTTCATGCGCGAGCGCTCGACGACGGCGCGCTGATCGCCGTCTGCCATCCCGACGCGCTCGGCCATCTGCCGGCCGACCCGCGCCTGATCACGATCGCGGCGGCGCCCTACGCCGACCGGCACGCCGAATGGGCCGGCTATCCCTACATCAATTCGGTGGCAAATCTCTGCGCGCCCGACGTGCTCGACGCCTGCGCGGCGTTCGACGTGGTACTGAAGACCGATTGCGACACGTTCGTCACGCCGGCGTTCGCGCGCTTCGTGCCGTCGGGCCTCTGCTTCGGCTTCGGCGCCTATGCCTATCAGGACGCGGTGCGCCGCAAGCTGGTGGAATGCAGCGAGCGCTGGGGGTTTCCGCATTCGGGGCTGCACAACGTGGGCGCGTCGGTGTTCGGGCCGAGCGCGATGGTCGGCGCGTTCCTGGTCGCGCAGCTCGCCTACTGCCAGCGCCTGCTCGCCGAGGAATTCGCCGCGGACCCGGGCGAGTGGCCGGGCTGGTGCAAGAACGTGCTGACCATGTACGCGGGCGAGCTGGCGCTGCGCCAGACCTATCCGCAGCATTGCACGCTCGGCCTGCTCGATCATTTCCCGCATGCCTCGCGCCGGCTCGGCGACGACGTGCTGCACATCCACGCGTGGCACGTCGAGGAGTATTTCTCGAAGCACGCGTTCCGCAACGGCGACTACGCGCAGATCGATCCGGCCACGATCGACCGGACCACGCTGGGCGGCTATTGCCACTGGCTCGCGCTCGCGGATCTGGATGCGATCAGGGCGGCCACCGGCTGAGCGGCGGCGCGGGCGGACGAGAGCGCGTGGCTCGGGCGATCGGTGGATGATCGGGGGGAGAGCCGTCGCGAACAGCGGGGGAACCGCGGGCGCTGGCGTTCATGTCGCGCTCCTGCGGCCCGATCGAGCCATGTGCGCCGCGCCGCCGGCCGATCCTCGCGCCCGGCCCGAGCCGCCGCGCCCCGGCTGGCATCAGGCCGCCAGCATTTCCTTCGCGTGCTTGCGCGTGGTGGCCGTGATCTCGAGCCCGCCGAGCATCCGCGCGACTTCCTCGACGCGGCTCGCGCGGTCGAGCGGCGTGACGGTCGAGACCGTGCCGCCGGCCGCGTCGAGCCCCTTGGCGACCTGGAAATGATGATCGCCGCGCGCGGCCACCTGCGGCAGGTGCGTGACGCAGAGCACCTGCCGGTCGCGGCCGAGCTGGTGCAGCAGCCGCCCGACCACCTCGGCCACGCCGCCGCCGATGCCGGTGTCCACTTC
The genomic region above belongs to Burkholderia plantarii and contains:
- a CDS encoding DUF7164 domain-containing protein, coding for MKKAILVYVDHNSRMIEEFFWLYKSLLHARALDDGALIAVCHPDALGHLPADPRLITIAAAPYADRHAEWAGYPYINSVANLCAPDVLDACAAFDVVLKTDCDTFVTPAFARFVPSGLCFGFGAYAYQDAVRRKLVECSERWGFPHSGLHNVGASVFGPSAMVGAFLVAQLAYCQRLLAEEFAADPGEWPGWCKNVLTMYAGELALRQTYPQHCTLGLLDHFPHASRRLGDDVLHIHAWHVEEYFSKHAFRNGDYAQIDPATIDRTTLGGYCHWLALADLDAIRAATG
- the glnE gene encoding bifunctional [glutamate--ammonia ligase]-adenylyl-L-tyrosine phosphorylase/[glutamate--ammonia-ligase] adenylyltransferase, which produces MTDANALLSTAYSRYLARAVAARPELAARIADTAAAPLTREAIDARLDELLAAASPAGAPGEEALRRALRQLRIEVFGAVAERDLAGAADVAEVTAAMTDLAEIAIQRSLAVLSAELEGLYGEPHGPAGERLALGVVGMGKLGGRELNVSSDIDLIFVYEDDGETTGGTRAGLATQEFFTRLGRRLIGVLSDTTADGYVFRVDMRLRPNGDSGPLVCSLGMLEEYFYVQGREWERYAWIKGRLVSEPASEAAQRLAAQLDAIVKPFVYRRYLDFGVIGAIRDLHRQIRQEAQRRATMRPDKADDIKLGRGGIREIEFSAQVFQLIRGGQDAGFRIRPTLAVLAHATERGLIAAEVAERFAEAYRLLRTIEHRLQYRNDAQTHAMPVDPEDRAALAASLGHADYAALVAELDRHRGFVEAQFDQIFSNRPGEANGSGGNGGANGNGNGNGAEDDAAAWIWSDALADDGEDDVLAARLAGLGFVTPAAVLARLRAVWQSSRYAGLPESSRQRFDRVAQRALDAAVGIDAAHRDDTIIRFFDLLETVGRRGAYLALLTEYPAALERVLSVLGATRWGGGYLIRHPQLLDELLDDEAIASPFDWPVFKASLRARLAAADGMEQQMDLLRHAQHAEVFRILLIDLAGKLSVEHVSDRLSELADAVLDVTLEVVWSQLAKRHRDAPRFAVIAYGKLGGKELGYASDLDVIFLYDDPDDRAADVYTTYTRRLITWLTTATGAGALFDLDLRLRPNGEAGLLVTDLDAFRRYQLREGDGANTAWVWEHQALTRARFSAGDARIGAAFEAIREQVLTTPRDGELLAREIVGMRDKVAAGHPNHGELFDLKHDRGGMVDIEFIVQYWVLLHAARDPELIRNTGNIALLREVAHLGLMDDTEAETVGAAYRCYRKRQHQLRLDGMEKARVPGETVAAERAAVLALWQRVFGGVAPAATAADPQG